Proteins from one Armatimonadota bacterium genomic window:
- the lptC gene encoding LPS export ABC transporter periplasmic protein LptC: MSRGGRWILIGLGIAVVPLIIWALLQAPEPAPGRSGSALGPAASPTARPSPAPRAGHLPPIQIEGTAISTVDAAGRRQWDIRAESVTVDGASSTATLAAVEGTYFQAGEPAVVFSAPRGTFYVATRNVTLSGRVRARATAGQTLEADVVRWFPKTQQIEASGSVTLRQSGMIVQGDHLVADVSLQRTRMSGNIRVTVEQ, translated from the coding sequence ATGTCCCGCGGCGGACGGTGGATATTGATCGGCCTGGGGATCGCCGTGGTACCCCTCATCATCTGGGCGTTGTTGCAGGCACCCGAGCCCGCGCCCGGCCGTTCCGGCTCGGCCCTCGGGCCAGCGGCGAGCCCGACAGCGCGGCCATCTCCGGCTCCGCGGGCCGGCCACCTCCCTCCCATTCAGATTGAGGGAACGGCCATCTCGACGGTTGACGCCGCGGGCCGCCGTCAGTGGGACATCCGCGCGGAGTCGGTGACCGTGGACGGCGCCTCCAGCACGGCCACGCTTGCCGCGGTCGAGGGCACGTACTTCCAGGCGGGCGAGCCGGCCGTTGTCTTCTCTGCTCCGCGCGGCACGTTCTACGTGGCCACGCGCAACGTCACGCTATCGGGCCGCGTGCGCGCGCGGGCGACCGCGGGGCAGACGCTGGAGGCCGACGTGGTCCGGTGGTTTCCCAAAACCCAGCAGATCGAGGCCTCCGGAAGCGTGACGCTGCGTCAGTCCGGCATGATCGTGCAAGGCGACCATCTGGTCGCGGACGTGTCGCTGCAGCGCACCCGGATGAGTGGCAACATCCGTGTCACGGTTGAGCAGTAG